In Apium graveolens cultivar Ventura chromosome 10, ASM990537v1, whole genome shotgun sequence, the following are encoded in one genomic region:
- the LOC141691581 gene encoding uncharacterized protein LOC141691581 isoform X1 — translation MVTYILYFYEKSKAGFDKLDDALFVFDKMLKMKPLLPALNFSQLLAGLVRMKEYSVGVSMFRDMCVLCVPVNIFTYNTVINCCCHLNRLDYAFSLLGGSIKRGFVPDVVTYNTLIKGLLSQDRPVEAEHLFRKLILFNEVQPNVVTYSIIIDGLCKTSNTLMAVKLFRNMGKKGCIPDTVTYSTLIDALCKDRHVDHALSLLSAMNHKGISPNVVTYTSLIQGLCNFGRWEDAIQLLGEMNARNISPNVHTYSILIDACCKEGNVKDAESVMELMIQRGQYPDVVAYSSLMDGYCLRGEIDEALEVLKTMRGKGILPNSCTYNILINGCCKKMEVDRAISLLKQMPLEGLVPTIETFSTILQGYFQAGRVVEARKFLQERMLNEGCKLDIVTFRIILHGLCENHLVGEALSFFHTMECAGVHPDIVIYTILIDGLSKDGRLEKARTLFESLPSKGLRPDVKAYTVMIGAFCREGFLDEANELFAKMKDSICLPNGATYNTLIRGCFCNMKYSEAIALIDEMHARGFSEDASTVSMLLVLLESKDQDPALLALPHVVAFKR, via the exons ATGGTAACTTATATTTTGTATTTTTACGAGAAATCGAAGGCTGGTTTCGATAAGCTCGATGATGCTCTCTTTGTGTTCGATAAAATGCTCAAAATGAAACCTCTGCTTCCTGCTTTGAATTTCAGTCAGCTCTTAGCTGGCCTTGTTCGAATGAAAGAGTACTCTGTAGGTGTCTCTATGTTTAGAGATATGTGCGTTTTATGCGTTCCCGTTAACATATTTACCTATAATACTGTAATCAACTGTTGCTGTCACCTGAATAGACTTGATTACGCCTTCTCGTTGTTGGGCGGATCCATTAAGCGTGGTTTCGTCCCAGATGTTGTGACCTACAACACTCTTATCAAGGGCCTTCTATCTCAAGACAGGCCTGTTGAGGCTGAACATTTGTTTAGGAAGCTTATTTTATTCAATGAGGTTCAACCCAATGTAGTAACCTATAGCATTATCATCGACGGTCTATGCAAAACTTCAAATACTTTAATGGCTGTCAAGTTGTTTAGAAATATGGGGAAGAAAGGTTGTATTCCCGATACAGTGACTTATTCCACCCTTATTGATGCTTTATGCAAAGACCGACATGTTGATCATGCATTGAGTCTTCTTTCTGCAATGAACCACAAAGGCATTTCACCGAATGTTGTCACCTATACTTCATTAATTCAAGGTCTCTGTAACTTTGGTCGATGGGAAGATGCAATTCAATTGCTAGGAGAGATGAATGCTAGGAATATCTCTCCAAATGTGCATACTTATAGTATATTGATAGATGCATGTTGCAAAGAAGGAAATGTCAAAGATGCGGAATCTGTGATGGAATTGATGATTCAAAGAGGCCAATATCCTGATGTAGTCGCATACAGTTCACTGATGGATGGATATTGCTTGCGTGGAGAAATTGATGAAGCCTTAGAGGTGCTCAAAACCATGAGGGGAAAGGGTATATTGCCCAATTCTTGTACCTACAATattttgataaatggttgttgtAAAAAGATGGAAGTGGACAGAGCAATTAGTCTCCTTAAACAAATGCCCCTTGAAGGTTTGGTACCAACAATTGAAACTTTCAGTACTATTTTGCAAGGATATTTTCAGGCAGGTAGAGTTGTTGAAGCACGAAAGTTTCTTCAGGAGAGGATGCTAAACGAAGGTTGTAAACTAGATATTGTAACATTTAGGATCATATTGCATGGTCTTTGCGAGAACCATCTTGTTGGTGAAGCACTCTCTTTCTTTCACACAATGGAATGCGCTGGTGTACATCCAGATATAGTTATTTACACTATTCTGATTGACGGATTGAGCAAAGATGGACGTCTAGAAAAGGCAAGAACCCTTTTTGAAAGCCTTCCTTCGAAAGGCTTAAGACCTGATGTCAAAGCGTATACCGTCATGATCGGAGCATTTTGTCGAGAAGGGTTTCTCGATGAGGCGAATGAACTATTTGCGAAAATGAAAGATAGTATTTGCTTGCCTAATGGTGCTACCTACAACACACTTATTCGCGGCTGTTTTTGCAACATGAAGTACAGTGAGGCAATTGCACTCATAGATGAGATGCATGCTCGCGGCTTCTCAGAAGATGCATCTACCGTGTCCATGTTACTAGTCTTACTTGAATCAAAAGATCAGGATCCTGCTCTTCTTGCTTTGC CACACGTCGTTGCATTCAAGAGGTAA
- the LOC141691581 gene encoding uncharacterized protein LOC141691581 isoform X2, whose product MVTYILYFYEKSKAGFDKLDDALFVFDKMLKMKPLLPALNFSQLLAGLVRMKEYSVGVSMFRDMCVLCVPVNIFTYNTVINCCCHLNRLDYAFSLLGGSIKRGFVPDVVTYNTLIKGLLSQDRPVEAEHLFRKLILFNEVQPNVVTYSIIIDGLCKTSNTLMAVKLFRNMGKKGCIPDTVTYSTLIDALCKDRHVDHALSLLSAMNHKGISPNVVTYTSLIQGLCNFGRWEDAIQLLGEMNARNISPNVHTYSILIDACCKEGNVKDAESVMELMIQRGQYPDVVAYSSLMDGYCLRGEIDEALEVLKTMRGKGILPNSCTYNILINGCCKKMEVDRAISLLKQMPLEGLVPTIETFSTILQGYFQAGRVVEARKFLQERMLNEGCKLDIVTFRIILHGLCENHLVGEALSFFHTMECAGVHPDIVIYTILIDGLSKDGRLEKARTLFESLPSKGLRPDVKAYTVMIGAFCREGFLDEANELFAKMKDSICLPNGATYNTLIRGCFCNMKYSEAIALIDEMHARGFSEDASTVSMLLVLLESKDQDPALLALRDPT is encoded by the exons ATGGTAACTTATATTTTGTATTTTTACGAGAAATCGAAGGCTGGTTTCGATAAGCTCGATGATGCTCTCTTTGTGTTCGATAAAATGCTCAAAATGAAACCTCTGCTTCCTGCTTTGAATTTCAGTCAGCTCTTAGCTGGCCTTGTTCGAATGAAAGAGTACTCTGTAGGTGTCTCTATGTTTAGAGATATGTGCGTTTTATGCGTTCCCGTTAACATATTTACCTATAATACTGTAATCAACTGTTGCTGTCACCTGAATAGACTTGATTACGCCTTCTCGTTGTTGGGCGGATCCATTAAGCGTGGTTTCGTCCCAGATGTTGTGACCTACAACACTCTTATCAAGGGCCTTCTATCTCAAGACAGGCCTGTTGAGGCTGAACATTTGTTTAGGAAGCTTATTTTATTCAATGAGGTTCAACCCAATGTAGTAACCTATAGCATTATCATCGACGGTCTATGCAAAACTTCAAATACTTTAATGGCTGTCAAGTTGTTTAGAAATATGGGGAAGAAAGGTTGTATTCCCGATACAGTGACTTATTCCACCCTTATTGATGCTTTATGCAAAGACCGACATGTTGATCATGCATTGAGTCTTCTTTCTGCAATGAACCACAAAGGCATTTCACCGAATGTTGTCACCTATACTTCATTAATTCAAGGTCTCTGTAACTTTGGTCGATGGGAAGATGCAATTCAATTGCTAGGAGAGATGAATGCTAGGAATATCTCTCCAAATGTGCATACTTATAGTATATTGATAGATGCATGTTGCAAAGAAGGAAATGTCAAAGATGCGGAATCTGTGATGGAATTGATGATTCAAAGAGGCCAATATCCTGATGTAGTCGCATACAGTTCACTGATGGATGGATATTGCTTGCGTGGAGAAATTGATGAAGCCTTAGAGGTGCTCAAAACCATGAGGGGAAAGGGTATATTGCCCAATTCTTGTACCTACAATattttgataaatggttgttgtAAAAAGATGGAAGTGGACAGAGCAATTAGTCTCCTTAAACAAATGCCCCTTGAAGGTTTGGTACCAACAATTGAAACTTTCAGTACTATTTTGCAAGGATATTTTCAGGCAGGTAGAGTTGTTGAAGCACGAAAGTTTCTTCAGGAGAGGATGCTAAACGAAGGTTGTAAACTAGATATTGTAACATTTAGGATCATATTGCATGGTCTTTGCGAGAACCATCTTGTTGGTGAAGCACTCTCTTTCTTTCACACAATGGAATGCGCTGGTGTACATCCAGATATAGTTATTTACACTATTCTGATTGACGGATTGAGCAAAGATGGACGTCTAGAAAAGGCAAGAACCCTTTTTGAAAGCCTTCCTTCGAAAGGCTTAAGACCTGATGTCAAAGCGTATACCGTCATGATCGGAGCATTTTGTCGAGAAGGGTTTCTCGATGAGGCGAATGAACTATTTGCGAAAATGAAAGATAGTATTTGCTTGCCTAATGGTGCTACCTACAACACACTTATTCGCGGCTGTTTTTGCAACATGAAGTACAGTGAGGCAATTGCACTCATAGATGAGATGCATGCTCGCGGCTTCTCAGAAGATGCATCTACCGTGTCCATGTTACTAGTCTTACTTGAATCAAAAGATCAGGATCCTGCTCTTCTTGCTTTGC GAGATCCTACATAA